The following are encoded in a window of Ferrimicrobium acidiphilum DSM 19497 genomic DNA:
- a CDS encoding cobalt-precorrin-5B (C(1))-methyltransferase, giving the protein MAPPPGEPSDALIERCTDVTERLRSGYTTGACAAGAAKAAIIGHINGQMPESVEITLPKGQRVVFPVCQDELGRAVVIKDAGDDPDCTDGAHVTASVSLIDGDEVRISGGEGVGVVTKAGLGLTVGHAAINPVPRRMITDAIREVTDHGVEVIISVPGGEEMARATTNDRLGILGGISILGTTGIVKPFSTAAYRASIVQQIDVAAANGQRHLVLVTGSRTETAAIGLFPNLDPVAIVEVGDYTGVAIKRAASHQPDVITWIGMVGKVAKLAQGLLMTHFHRANVDTELLADVARSVGSNESLVLEATATTTARHFYESCRSEGDLRPLVELTRLATTTCFEAVGHRVPVEVFMVDFDSLQVIADHRLTP; this is encoded by the coding sequence CTGGCACCACCTCCGGGCGAGCCAAGCGACGCGCTAATCGAACGGTGCACTGACGTGACCGAACGACTACGTTCGGGGTATACCACCGGCGCCTGCGCTGCTGGTGCTGCTAAAGCTGCGATCATCGGTCACATCAATGGTCAAATGCCAGAATCTGTCGAGATCACCCTTCCCAAGGGTCAACGGGTTGTCTTCCCGGTCTGCCAAGACGAACTTGGACGGGCGGTGGTGATCAAAGACGCTGGTGATGACCCAGACTGCACCGACGGAGCTCATGTCACGGCGTCCGTAAGTCTGATCGACGGCGACGAGGTTCGCATCTCCGGCGGAGAGGGGGTAGGCGTCGTCACGAAAGCGGGGCTCGGCCTTACTGTAGGCCATGCTGCGATCAACCCGGTTCCTCGCCGGATGATCACCGATGCTATTCGCGAGGTGACTGACCACGGAGTTGAGGTCATCATCTCAGTCCCCGGCGGAGAGGAGATGGCACGAGCTACCACAAACGATCGTCTTGGGATCCTCGGAGGTATCTCCATTCTTGGTACAACTGGGATCGTCAAGCCGTTCTCCACCGCCGCCTACCGCGCCAGCATTGTTCAACAGATCGATGTTGCCGCCGCCAACGGGCAACGCCATCTCGTTCTCGTCACCGGCTCTCGCACCGAAACTGCCGCAATCGGGCTCTTTCCCAACCTCGACCCAGTCGCCATTGTGGAGGTGGGAGACTACACCGGGGTCGCAATCAAACGCGCCGCGTCACATCAGCCTGATGTCATCACCTGGATAGGCATGGTCGGAAAGGTAGCCAAACTAGCGCAAGGACTCCTGATGACCCATTTTCATCGAGCTAACGTCGACACCGAACTTCTTGCCGACGTTGCCCGCTCGGTTGGATCTAACGAGAGCCTGGTGCTTGAGGCTACAGCCACCACCACTGCTCGCCACTTCTACGAGAGCTGCCGGAGCGAAGGAGATCTACGCCCCCTAGTTGAGTTGACGCGCCTGGCTACCACCACCTGTTTTGAGGCGGTGGGGCATAGGGTACCTGTAGAGGTTTTCATGGTCGACTTTGATTCACTCCAGGTAATCGCCGACCATAGACTGACACCGTGA
- the cbiE gene encoding precorrin-6y C5,15-methyltransferase (decarboxylating) subunit CbiE produces the protein MITIIGWLGNREESLTGEQLLALAKSRTIFARPQLHDTLHRLSPSSNIIDFRSPFRTTIDVIGAYEEDCTVIASGDPNFFGITKTLLRAHPDRNFQVLPAPSSIAILAARLGRPWDDLSVISLVGRDSDAAFLRARLRLAERQAGAVALLVPPNTSITGLVEHLANLHNEVRIVVATDLSTAEESITSMRLDEATSWRSSSPAVVLVEVGTIPTSPTIDFNRHSASLFRDGQLLTDGTNFTKLELRMSAIARLNPDQLPLGARVMEVGAGSGMIGLTLLYLRPDIELTQLEPRHERATMARANAETLGYRTTVSEQPVETISTNFDAAIVGGGGLSALTHTLDLIDPSAPVVATYADLSRAASAERLLGNLSLIQVAHGRSLGGDGVRLVPQTPIYLVWR, from the coding sequence GTGATCACAATTATCGGCTGGCTAGGCAACCGCGAGGAGTCGCTGACTGGCGAACAGCTCCTAGCCCTTGCCAAATCTCGCACCATCTTCGCGCGGCCACAGCTTCACGACACACTCCACAGACTATCTCCGTCATCGAACATCATAGATTTCCGCTCTCCATTTCGCACGACAATCGATGTCATCGGAGCGTACGAAGAGGACTGCACCGTCATCGCCAGCGGAGATCCGAACTTCTTTGGAATCACCAAGACACTCCTGCGTGCACACCCAGATCGCAACTTCCAAGTCCTGCCAGCTCCGAGCTCGATAGCCATCTTGGCCGCTCGACTTGGACGCCCATGGGATGATCTAAGCGTTATCTCTCTCGTAGGGAGAGACAGTGACGCAGCCTTCCTCCGGGCTCGACTCCGACTCGCCGAGCGCCAAGCCGGGGCGGTCGCTCTCCTTGTACCTCCAAACACCTCGATCACTGGCCTCGTTGAGCATTTGGCAAACCTTCACAATGAGGTCAGAATCGTCGTCGCCACCGACCTTTCAACCGCCGAGGAGTCGATTACCTCAATGAGGCTAGACGAAGCGACCAGCTGGAGGTCATCATCGCCAGCGGTGGTATTAGTAGAGGTCGGCACGATACCAACCTCGCCGACCATCGACTTCAATAGACACTCGGCCAGCCTCTTCCGCGATGGCCAACTCTTAACCGACGGTACTAACTTCACCAAGCTCGAGCTGAGAATGTCGGCAATTGCCCGTCTCAATCCAGACCAGCTGCCGCTCGGGGCCCGAGTCATGGAGGTTGGAGCGGGTAGTGGCATGATTGGGCTCACTCTCTTGTATCTTCGCCCCGACATCGAACTAACTCAACTCGAACCCCGACACGAGAGAGCAACCATGGCTCGTGCCAACGCGGAGACGCTAGGCTATCGAACCACAGTGTCCGAGCAGCCAGTAGAAACTATCTCAACGAACTTTGACGCCGCCATCGTCGGTGGAGGCGGACTTTCAGCGTTGACTCATACCCTAGATCTAATTGATCCGTCAGCGCCAGTGGTCGCGACCTACGCTGACCTCAGTCGTGCAGCATCCGCAGAGCGGCTGTTAGGCAATCTCTCTCTAATTCAGGTAGCCCACGGGAGATCCCTTGGTGGAGATGGGGTCCGGTTGGTTCCACAAACCCCGATCTACCTCGTGTGGCGTTAA